A window from uncultured Desulfobacter sp. encodes these proteins:
- a CDS encoding farnesyl diphosphate synthase, with protein MSIFDLSGYLKRNRKLVDEALINVFGELDPARELVQAMKHSLMAGGKRVRPALALATAGALGADPLIALPASCAIEMIHTYSLIHDDLPGMDNDDLRRGVPTCHKQFSEATAILAGDGLLTHAFHILAAPGACFSVFPNAETRLILVEKISAAAGINGMVEGQMLDMQAEKKPETLPVDSAEALTHLKRIHKHKTGAMIEVSVASGAISAGADKQALGALDTYAQNIGLAFQVMDDILNVEGDPEIMGKAVGTDALHDKMTFPAILGLDGSKKFSKQLVADALDALDSYKENDFSEKSEPLRAIAGYIINRKR; from the coding sequence ATGAGTATTTTTGACCTCTCCGGATATTTGAAACGGAACCGAAAACTGGTTGATGAGGCGTTAATAAACGTTTTTGGTGAACTGGACCCAGCGCGTGAGCTCGTCCAGGCCATGAAACACTCTTTGATGGCCGGCGGTAAACGGGTGCGCCCTGCCCTGGCGCTGGCAACCGCAGGTGCTTTAGGTGCAGACCCGCTCATCGCCCTGCCCGCTTCCTGTGCCATTGAAATGATTCACACCTATTCTTTGATCCATGACGATTTGCCGGGTATGGATAATGATGATCTGCGCCGGGGCGTTCCCACATGCCACAAACAATTTTCCGAAGCCACTGCCATTCTGGCCGGAGACGGACTGTTAACCCATGCATTTCATATCCTTGCTGCACCAGGCGCCTGCTTCAGTGTTTTTCCCAATGCCGAAACCCGGTTGATTCTGGTGGAAAAAATCTCTGCTGCCGCCGGCATTAACGGCATGGTGGAAGGTCAGATGCTGGATATGCAGGCGGAAAAAAAGCCCGAAACTCTGCCTGTGGACAGTGCTGAGGCCCTTACCCATTTAAAGAGAATCCACAAACACAAAACCGGTGCCATGATAGAGGTCAGTGTTGCCTCCGGGGCCATCAGTGCCGGTGCGGATAAACAAGCGTTAGGTGCTTTGGACACATATGCGCAAAATATCGGGCTTGCCTTCCAGGTCATGGATGATATTTTAAATGTGGAGGGAGATCCTGAGATCATGGGCAAGGCTGTGGGAACCGATGCTTTGCATGACAAGATGACATTTCCTGCCATTTTGGGTCTGGACGGCTCAAAAAAGTTTTCAAAACAGCTGGTGGCCGATGCCCTGGATGCTTTGGACAGTTACAAGGAAAATGATTTTTCGGAAAAAAGCGAGCCGTTGCGCGCCATTGCCGGTTACATTATAAACAGGAAACGATGA